In Clostridium thermosuccinogenes, the genomic stretch ATAGCAAGAAACTCCAGAAAACATCGAATTCAATATCCAGAGATATCAAATATATGATTGATATCTCTGGCAAACTGGTACAAAATTATACAGTTAGAGACATTTACACATAAAGAAAATTTACATGTAAAAAAAGTTGACTTTTTCTTAATGTTCACATATAATATATTATATAAAACGACATCGTACACGATACAGCACAAGTTACTGCAGCTTAAGCAATGCTACTCTTTTTATACAAAGTACTTCAAAGAAATTCAAACTTTTTGGTATTATTTATTTTAATATATTAAATAATAGAAGTTGTTGTGATCATAGCAGCGTCCAATGTCAATAACTTGAAAAAAAGGAGCATGTTTTATGTTGATGGAGAAAACCCAACCGATCAAACGTCGTATGACTTTTCGCAAGCTGTTATCAAAGTATGGGCCTTTTTATTTATTTCTAATTCCGGCAATTGTATGGTATGCAATTTTCGCGTACTATCCTATGAGTGGTATATTGATTGCTTTTAAGAAGTTCCAGTATTCATTGGGGATTTTCGGAAGCCGTTGGGTAGGGCTCCGTTATTTCAAGGATTTTCTTAGTGATCCGCATTTCTATGAAATTATACGAAATACCGTAGTAATCAGCCTTTCAAAACTGATTATAAACTTTCCGGCACCGATTATACTGGCCCTTATGTTTAATGCCGTGCGCAAGCAGTTTTTCAAGAGAACCATACAGACAGTTTCTTACCTTCCGTATTTCGTTTCCTGGGTTGTTGTGGCAGCCTTAATACATAAGTTCTTCTCACCTACCAGTGGATTGCTCAACGATATAAGGATTGCCAATGGATTAGAGCCTATATACTACCTGGGGAAAAGGGAATTGTTCCTTCCATTCATAGTTCTTTCCGACATGTGGAAAGGTGTGGGTTATGGTTCAATTATATATTTAGCAGCATTAACATCAATTGATCCAACATTGTATGAAGCAGCAGATATAGATGGAGCAAATGGCCTCCGCAAGCTCTGGCATATCACGCTGCCTGGAATCAAGCCAACTGTGGGCATCATGTTCCTGCTCAGCCTGGGAGGGTTGTTTGGTGCCAACATGGAACAGATACTTCTTTTGCAAACCCCTGCTACCTTTGACGTATCTGAGGTAATTGACACATATGTTTTAAAACGTGGTCTGAACATGAACCAATTCGATTACGCTACGGCTGTCGGACTTTTTAGAAGTGTGATCAGCCTTGTATTAGTGGTTTGTACGAACTATATGTCTAAGAAGCTTACAGAAATATCGTTGTGGTAGGGGGTGAGAATAATGACAACAAATGCAAAGCAGCTAGAAAGTAAACATTATAAACCTAAAAAAATCAAGAGATCCCTTTCATACAAGATCGGGCAGGGCATAAACTATACAGTGCTGACTTTATTAGGCATAATTACACTTTACCCATTTTATTACTGTTTGGTTCTATCCTTTAATAATGGATTAGATACGCTAAAAGGAGGAGTTTACTTTTTCCCGAGGATGTTCACTCTGGAAAATTACGTAAAAGCCTTTCAGCATCCGCTCATATATAATTCCTTTATAATTTCGGTTGAAAGAACAGCGCTTTCTGTCGTGCTTTCCTGCTTCTTTACGGCACTGATGGCTTATGCGCTGACAAAAAAGGATCTTCCGGGACGTTCAGCGATAATATTCTATTTTTACTTCACCACATTGTTTTCCGGAGGACTAATACCGACATATATAATGTACCGTCAGATAGGATTGCTCAATAACTTCTGGGTATATATACTGCCAGGCATCTACAGCTTTTTCAATGCGATCATACTGAGGACATTCTTCTATAGCATACCGGACAGCTTGCAGGAATCAGCGAGAATTGACGGATGTTCTGAATTGGGAATATTCTTCAGAATCATGCTTCCGCTGTCACTGCCGGCAATGGCAACAGTTGCCCTGTTTGTCGGTGTTGGTAACTGGAATGACTGGTTCACAGGAGCTTATTTCGTTTCCCGTAGAAGGGAGCTGCATCCTGCGGCTACATTGCTGCATGATCTTCTCTCCCAGGCCCTATTTGAGAATTCGCTCAGCTCTACAGGAGAAAAAGGACAGATAAATGAGCAGCTTATGAGCAGCGTTATGCAGTCCACTACGCCGGAATCCCTTAAAATGGCTTTTCTTATAATACTGACCACACCTATAATGTGCATATATCCTTTCTTGCAGAAGTACTTTGTTAAAGGTGTTATGATTGGCTCCATTAAGGAGTAAAATCCTTATTTGAGATATCAAATAATAAAAAAGGAGGATCTTACATGATTAAGAAGATCATTGCAGTCATGGTTGCTCTCGCGTTGCTTTTTTCCGTAGCAGCCTGCGGTGGCAGCTCAAAGTCTTCAGATGATTCAACAACAAAGACTTCAACAGGCTCGACTTCCGGCGGAGATTCAACCACAGGTGAAAATACTGCTCCCAAGGACATAATCGAGTATACCTTCCTCAACTGCTGGAACGGCGGTGGCGGAGATTTTCCTGACGGATTTGAAAACTCTGAGCTTGTACAAAAGCTGACAGAAATAACCGGAGTTAAGCTGAAAGTTGAAGTAATCACCAGCTCCGAGAGAGAAAAGCTAGCAACAGTGTTTGCCAGCGGCGACCTGCCGGACATCACCAACGCTCCTCACTGGAACACCAACCCCGGCGGTGAAGGTGAGTTGATCAAGAATGCTGCTGTTGAAGGATTGCTTCTGCCTCTCAAGAATCTGATACAGAAATATCCCAACATCATGCGCTTGTATGAAATAGGGGCTATTTCTCAGATTTACAAGGAAAGGGATATCGAACATCCTGATTATAACGGCGAGATTTATGTAATACCCACTCAGACCGGACGTACTAAGGAAGACGTAACTAACTGGGCTTACAATCTCTTTGCTCGTTCCGACATCCTTGAAGCTCTGAACATAAAACCCGAAGAGGTTAACTCCACAGAGGCAATTTATGATCTTCTGGTTAAGATCAAGAACGGTAACTTTACAGACATCAACGGCAAACCGGTTATTCCTGGTGGAACATGGCACAATGGTTGGAGCTATGGCGAATTCCAGCGTGGTTTCCAGACCGGAAACGTTACAGGCTGGGTAATGCAGGATGGCAAGCTCATAAATGGAATATTCACCCAGAATGAAATAGACAAGGCATTGTTCATGCGCAAGCTGGTAGCAGAAGGTCTTTTTGACCCTGAATGCTTCACTCAGACAGATACTATGGCAAAAGAAAAGATGATCACCGGCCGTGTTGCAGTGTTTGGATGCCACTATCCTAACCAGTATGGTTTCTTTAAGGGAACATTGTATCAGACAAATCCTGAGATGAAGTATGTTCCGTTAGGACCTATTCTCAACCAGAAGGGCGAAGCACCGGCTCAGATAGAGCGTGTTGGTAGAACAGGTTCACCGGTTCTCTTCTTCTCCAAGAACATAAAAGATCCTGACAGAGCTTTGGCATTCGTAGATTACATCAACTCTGATGAAGGTCTCGAACTGGTTACTTTCGGTATAGAAGGTAAGCACTACACTAAAGAAAATGGTGTACCTAAGTACACTGAAGAATGGAAGAACATAAAGAATACCGACAGTAACAAGTTCAAGCTCGAAGGTTTCGGACTCGGTGGTTCTTTCATAGGAGCTGACCCACGTAAAGGTTGGGGTTGGGAAGAGGAGTACATGGAAGAAGGCTATGTAAAAGCTAGAGAAATCAACCCACTCAAGTTCATAGATTACAAGACTGCTGATGACGTAGTAGATACTTGGCCGGGTAAAGCAGCTTATGATGAGAAGATGTCCACCACCAACTGGGGTGATGAGCTGAAGAAAGCTTATCTCGCTAAGAGCGATGAGGAAGCTATAGCTATCATAGAAGCTCAGAGGAAGCGTATGATCGATGCAGGATATCTGGAAATGGAAAAATTCCTGAACGAAGAATATGCAAAAGATCCTAAGATAATTTACTAATCTTGACGGAATTTGCTTAACATTCTAAAATATTAAGAGGTTCGCAGCTATTGCGAACCTCTTAATACATATCGCCATATTAAGTAGTGCATATCGTCGATATGAATCATTACAGCTTGATCGCTGGCTTCTTTCGAAGCTGATTAAGCTTTTGAGCGAAATATGCATATGTAGTAACATTTCGAAGTAAAATTGAGAATTGTGGGAGGAGACAACTTATATGTCCAAAGAGACGCTTGAGAGCTTTAAAGAGCTCGAAAGAAAGGCTAAAGCTGTGGTTTATAAGCCATTAGCGGATCTGGATGCAGAAATGTGGTGGAGTGAGGAGCCATTATCCTTTGCAGATAGGATGAAAGGCAAATACTCCAAGCTGAAAGTAGGAGATTGTTGGGGAAAGCTTTGGGACTGTGCATGGTTCCGATTCACAGGGGTTGTACCGGCTGAAGCGGCAGGCAGCAAAGTGGTTCTGCTTATCGATGTAGGCGGTGAAGGCTGTGTTTTTGATGAAGAAGGTACTCCCCTTAGAGGCTTGACCTGTGTAAATTCAGAATTCGATCTTTCCCTGGGGCTGCCTGGAAAAAGAGTTCTGCAGTTTCTGCCTTGTGCTGCCGGGGGAGAAAAGGTAGATATATGGGTTGAAGCCGGAATGAATGATCTTTTCGGTAAATATAAAAATGACGGCAAGCTGGTGGAGGCTTCCATTGCTACCTGTAATGATGCTGCACGTGCGTTGTACTATGACATCCATGTTTTGGTGGATTTGTATGGTTCATTGGATGACGGCTATCGTAAGGATGAATTGGCGGGAATTCTTGGCCGTGTCAATGCAATACTGGATGAATTCACACCGGAAAAGATGGAAGCTGCCAGGAAAGTGCTTGATTATGCATTGGAGCAGAAAAATTCCGATGCCATTACTTTTTCAGCGATAGGCCATGCCCATATTGACCTGGCCTGGTTATGGCCGATAAGGGAAACCATACGTAAAGGCGGACGCACGTTTTCCACTGTCCTGGAACTGATGGAGCGTTATCCCGAATATAAGTTTGGCGCCAGCCAGGCTCAGCTTTATCAGTGGATGAAGGAAAGGTATCCCAAGCTTTATGAGAAAGTAAAGAAAAGGGTTGCCGACGGCCGCTGGGAGGTACAGGGAGCATTATGGGTAGAGTGTGATACGAATGTGTCAGGAGCTGAAGCGATGGTAAGGCAGATCCTGTATGGTAAGAAGTTCTTCCGGGAGGAATTCGGAGTAGACGTAAAAACCTTCTGGCTGCCGGATGCTTTCGGATTTTCAGCTGCAATACCACAACTAATGAAGCTCAGCGGCACTGACTACTTCACGACAATCAAGATGACCTGGAACTATGTGAACATCTTCCCCTACAACACCTTCATATGGAAAGGGCTGGATGGTTCGTACGTGTTGGCTCATATTCCACCTGAGGGAACATATAACAGCTCCGCTAGGCCATCGGCCTTAAGAAAGGCAGAAAAGGAGTTTAAACAGAAGGACATCAGTTCCAATGCTCTTATGCTTTTTGGTATAGGTGACGGAGGAGGAGGTCCGGGTCCTGAACATCTGGAACGTATAGCCCGGGAACACGATCTTGACGGAGTACCTCGTGTGTGCTATGAACACGCTGTTGACTTCTTCAAGCGCCTCGATCCTATACGCCCGAATTTGCCGGTTTGGAGAGGAGAAATGTATCTTGAAAATCATCAGGGTACTTTCACATCCCAAGCTAAAAACAAATATTACAACCGAAAACTGGAGCTGGCACTTCGTCAAGCAGAGGCAGCCTGCCGGATGGCAGAGCTTGTGACTGGACTTAAATATCCTGAGGATGAACTGGTGAGGATATGGAAAGAAGTGCTGTTGTATCAGTTCCATGATATACTGCCTGGTTCCTCAATAAAACGGGTATATGATGAGTCCTGCGAGCGCTACGCAGTAATGCTTGAAGAAGTAAATAAGATAAGCTCCGGTGCTCTTACTGCTTTGGCTGATTGCATCGATACCGGTGAGACTTCAGCGCCGGCTATAGCTTTCAACAACACTTCTTGGGAACGTACCGAGTGGATAAAGGCTGAAAATGGCTGGATGAAAGTAAACATGCCATCGACGGGATATTCAGTATTCTCTAGAGAGGCTGTTGAAAACGGCAGCTATTCGGTAAGCATCCAGGATGGCGTGGTTGAAAATGACAAGGTGAAGGTTGTTCTAAATGACAATGGTTTCATCGACAGTGTTCTGTTGAAATCCAACGGAATGGAGATGTTGAGGGAAGGATGCCAGGGTAATGTGATGACGGTACATCAGGACAGTGGAGATGCTTGGAACATAGATCCCAAATATCTGAAGCTGCCGATAGAGCATCCGAAGCTGGTTTCCCGCAGTACTTACATCGACGGACCTAAAGCCGTGGTAAGACAGACCTTTGAGTATGGTGCATCCCGTATAGAACAGGATATGGTTCTGGTTGACGGAAGCGCCCGGATAGATTTCGTAACTAGGGTTGATTGGCATGAGAACAAAAAAATGCTGAGAGTCAGGTTCCCTGCTTCCATTGATGTTCCTGAAGCAGCCTGTGAGATACAGTTCGGGCATGTAATGCGCCCAACTCACAGCAATACTAGCTGGGATCTGGCTAAGTTCGAGGTGCCCCATCACCGTTTTGCGGACGTTTCTACACCAACAGCCGGGCTTGCTTTGTTGAATAACTGCAAGTATGGTATTAGAGTTCATGATTGCGTGCTGGATTTGAATTTGATCCGCAGTACCGAATATCCTGGCGTGGAAGCCGATTTAGGAGCTCATGAGTTTACCTACGCGCTTTACCCACATGAAGGGGACCTTGTGGCAGGAGGAGTGGTTCGGGAAGGATATTTCCTGAATGTGCCGGTGGAGATAATGACGGTCAATCCTCATGGCGGTTGCCTGCCGGTAAGGAACAGCCTTGTTGCTGTATCTGATGAAAATGTGGTAGTGGAATCGGTAAAACGGAGCGAAGACGGTAAAGCTACAGTAATCCGACTTTATGAAGCGTCCGGAGCATACCGTAAATCGACTGTGAAGTTAGGAATTCCTGCCGCAGAGGTGAAGGAAGTCAACCTGATGGAGGAGAACCCGATACCTGTGGAGATAAATAAGGATTCTGTGGAATTGCAATTCCATCCTTTTGAGATAAAAACTTTGTATGTGAAAAAGCCATAAAGTAAATTTTATGGCGGAACGAAAAAGATCTGAAAAAGAATTGATATAAAAAAGTGAACAAGCTGAAACATAAGCTCTATGTCTAATAAATTAATCGACTTGAGCTTATGTTTTTTTTTCATATTATGGTATACTTTTATTATCAATATTTTATAAATAATTCATTTTTACTTGACCATTAGGGAGGACTCTTTCTACAAATGAAAAGACAAAATACTAATGCTTACGGAATGGATAGAGCAAAAAAGACGAAAAAAAATTATTTGAGTAAACTTAATGCGCTGGTAGTTTTTACTGTGGTGTTATGGATTCTGACAGCCGCTATTTTTTCCTTTATCAATTCCCGGGGATTTATTATAACTCTTTTGATGGAATTGCCGATAGCCGTTGGTTTTTTTGTGCTGCTTTCGTATTTGATGTCTTTACGGACAACAAAGTCAGCAACAGGAAAAAGAAAGTCCCAGATGTCGGCGCAAGCTGGAAAGCAAAAAACATCGGGACAGGCAAAAATGTCAAAAACCCTCGTAACAACAGGAAAAATAAGGAAGGAAGGAAAACATCAGCTGCATACAGTAGGTAAAGTGACTTCACAAGAAAGAACAGGCAATTTTGGTTACAGATCGGCGAGAAGGGAATGCAGGCCGATAAAAAAGAATTATAATTGGGTTTTGGTGGACAGCGATAAAAGCGGTCTGAAAGCATCCAGCAGTTTTAAGGAGCATAAGGAAGAGGCGGCTCCTAAGAAGTTTACACCTTATAGATCGCCTTTTGTCAGCACTGTCCCACCTGCCAAAAACGATGAAGCAAAGGTAGTATATAGGGATTCATCCATCGGTGCAGCCAATCCTGAAAAAAAAGACGGTATATTAGAAAAGGCAGGCAGCGTTGATGTCGCAAAGGGAGCAGAACCGAACACAAATCTAGATGAAAAAGCAGCAGCTTCGGAAAACGCGAGGGACGCTGAGTATGCAGTTGGTATGGAAAATAGCGTTAGTATGGACGGCAAGATTAGCACAGGGAGCACTTGTGATTTAGACAACATAGAGAATGCAAGCAGCACATATGCTTCAGGCATCATGGATAAGGAAGGCGGCGCAGAGGACATAGGCAGCACATATACCTCAGGCATCATGGATGAACCAAGCAACATAGAGAACATAAGCAATACATATGCCTCAGGTATGATAGATGACCCAGGCAGCATAGAGAACATAAGCCGTACATATACCTCAGGTATGATAGATAACCCAGGCAGCATAGAGAACATAAGCAATACATATACCACAGATGTAATAGAAGGCCCAGGTAGTATGGAGAGCACAAGCAGCACGTATGCCACAGGTATAATAGATGACCCAGGAAACATACAGGATACAGGCAGTACCTATGCCTCTGATATAGATAACATAGACTACATAGATAGCATAAACAGCATTGATGACTTGACTAATGCAAATGAAATGAACGTGGACACTAACATGCGCAACACTGGGGACGCTCCGATTCCTGCGGATTGGACAAATACGGATGATGCTGTTTATATGGGAAACATATTGAACACGGAACATTCAGGAGATACGGAAAACACAAATGATGTTGGCTTTCAGGCTTACTCCAATGCCGATGATGCCGATTATATAGAATACATGGAAGATCTGGCATATATGACCGATGAAGATACTACGGCATATGGAGGAGATATCGACAATATTGGTGATGTGGAAAATTTCGAAATTTCGGAAGGCTTGGGAAATCTGAAGGTTATAAGCGGTTCTGACAAAATTGATGCAGAATCGGATGATTATAGCCTATATGGGATTTCTGCGGATGCTGAAGCCGATGAAAAAGCATTCTATTCTGGCAT encodes the following:
- a CDS encoding alpha-mannosidase; the protein is MSKETLESFKELERKAKAVVYKPLADLDAEMWWSEEPLSFADRMKGKYSKLKVGDCWGKLWDCAWFRFTGVVPAEAAGSKVVLLIDVGGEGCVFDEEGTPLRGLTCVNSEFDLSLGLPGKRVLQFLPCAAGGEKVDIWVEAGMNDLFGKYKNDGKLVEASIATCNDAARALYYDIHVLVDLYGSLDDGYRKDELAGILGRVNAILDEFTPEKMEAARKVLDYALEQKNSDAITFSAIGHAHIDLAWLWPIRETIRKGGRTFSTVLELMERYPEYKFGASQAQLYQWMKERYPKLYEKVKKRVADGRWEVQGALWVECDTNVSGAEAMVRQILYGKKFFREEFGVDVKTFWLPDAFGFSAAIPQLMKLSGTDYFTTIKMTWNYVNIFPYNTFIWKGLDGSYVLAHIPPEGTYNSSARPSALRKAEKEFKQKDISSNALMLFGIGDGGGGPGPEHLERIAREHDLDGVPRVCYEHAVDFFKRLDPIRPNLPVWRGEMYLENHQGTFTSQAKNKYYNRKLELALRQAEAACRMAELVTGLKYPEDELVRIWKEVLLYQFHDILPGSSIKRVYDESCERYAVMLEEVNKISSGALTALADCIDTGETSAPAIAFNNTSWERTEWIKAENGWMKVNMPSTGYSVFSREAVENGSYSVSIQDGVVENDKVKVVLNDNGFIDSVLLKSNGMEMLREGCQGNVMTVHQDSGDAWNIDPKYLKLPIEHPKLVSRSTYIDGPKAVVRQTFEYGASRIEQDMVLVDGSARIDFVTRVDWHENKKMLRVRFPASIDVPEAACEIQFGHVMRPTHSNTSWDLAKFEVPHHRFADVSTPTAGLALLNNCKYGIRVHDCVLDLNLIRSTEYPGVEADLGAHEFTYALYPHEGDLVAGGVVREGYFLNVPVEIMTVNPHGGCLPVRNSLVAVSDENVVVESVKRSEDGKATVIRLYEASGAYRKSTVKLGIPAAEVKEVNLMEENPIPVEINKDSVELQFHPFEIKTLYVKKP
- a CDS encoding extracellular solute-binding protein — encoded protein: MIKKIIAVMVALALLFSVAACGGSSKSSDDSTTKTSTGSTSGGDSTTGENTAPKDIIEYTFLNCWNGGGGDFPDGFENSELVQKLTEITGVKLKVEVITSSEREKLATVFASGDLPDITNAPHWNTNPGGEGELIKNAAVEGLLLPLKNLIQKYPNIMRLYEIGAISQIYKERDIEHPDYNGEIYVIPTQTGRTKEDVTNWAYNLFARSDILEALNIKPEEVNSTEAIYDLLVKIKNGNFTDINGKPVIPGGTWHNGWSYGEFQRGFQTGNVTGWVMQDGKLINGIFTQNEIDKALFMRKLVAEGLFDPECFTQTDTMAKEKMITGRVAVFGCHYPNQYGFFKGTLYQTNPEMKYVPLGPILNQKGEAPAQIERVGRTGSPVLFFSKNIKDPDRALAFVDYINSDEGLELVTFGIEGKHYTKENGVPKYTEEWKNIKNTDSNKFKLEGFGLGGSFIGADPRKGWGWEEEYMEEGYVKAREINPLKFIDYKTADDVVDTWPGKAAYDEKMSTTNWGDELKKAYLAKSDEEAIAIIEAQRKRMIDAGYLEMEKFLNEEYAKDPKIIY
- a CDS encoding ABC transporter permease; protein product: MLMEKTQPIKRRMTFRKLLSKYGPFYLFLIPAIVWYAIFAYYPMSGILIAFKKFQYSLGIFGSRWVGLRYFKDFLSDPHFYEIIRNTVVISLSKLIINFPAPIILALMFNAVRKQFFKRTIQTVSYLPYFVSWVVVAALIHKFFSPTSGLLNDIRIANGLEPIYYLGKRELFLPFIVLSDMWKGVGYGSIIYLAALTSIDPTLYEAADIDGANGLRKLWHITLPGIKPTVGIMFLLSLGGLFGANMEQILLLQTPATFDVSEVIDTYVLKRGLNMNQFDYATAVGLFRSVISLVLVVCTNYMSKKLTEISLW
- a CDS encoding carbohydrate ABC transporter permease codes for the protein MTTNAKQLESKHYKPKKIKRSLSYKIGQGINYTVLTLLGIITLYPFYYCLVLSFNNGLDTLKGGVYFFPRMFTLENYVKAFQHPLIYNSFIISVERTALSVVLSCFFTALMAYALTKKDLPGRSAIIFYFYFTTLFSGGLIPTYIMYRQIGLLNNFWVYILPGIYSFFNAIILRTFFYSIPDSLQESARIDGCSELGIFFRIMLPLSLPAMATVALFVGVGNWNDWFTGAYFVSRRRELHPAATLLHDLLSQALFENSLSSTGEKGQINEQLMSSVMQSTTPESLKMAFLIILTTPIMCIYPFLQKYFVKGVMIGSIKE